GATGTGAATAGCGCTGCTAGTTTTCCCGCAGCCAGTACAATTAAAATCCCAATTTTGGTGGCCTTTTTCCAAGATTTAGATGCAGGGAAAATCCGCCTGGATGAAATGCTGACCATGCAGCAACCGATGATTGCTGGTGGCTCCGGAAATATGCAATACAAGCCAGCTGGAACTCAGTTCACAGCTTTAGAAGTCGTCACGAAGATGATTACCATCAGCGACAATACAGCCACAAATATGCTGATTGCGCGACTGGGAGGGATAGAAGCACTTAACCAACGTTTCCGCAGCTGGGGTTTGACAACTACCGCAATTCGCAATCAACTCCCAGATTTACAAGGGACAAACACTACTAGTCCCAAGGAATTGGCAACTTTGTTGGCGATGGTAAATCAGGGGAATTTGGTGAATATGCGATCGCGCGATCGCTTGCTTGATATCATGCGCCAAACCCAAAGAGATAATTTACTACCCTCTGGTTTAGGAGCAGGTGCGAGTATTGCCCATAAAACAGGCGATATTGGCACAATGCTGGCAGATGCAGGTTTAGTTGATATCCCAACTGGCAAGCGCTACATAGCTTCAGTGATGGTACAACGTCCCAATAACGATGCTCGCGCCGAAAAGCTCATTAGTGCAATTTCTCGCGCCGCTTACCAGCAATTTAGCCAAAATGCAACCATACCCAGTAATACAACAACCAATATGCCGCCTGCAACTGGTTTTCAGTCACCAGTAATGGCTCCTCCTGTACCTAACAGTACAGTCAATACTGTACCCATGCCCAACAACAGTACAGTCAACACCGTACCCATGCCCAACAACAGTACGGTCAACACCATACCCATGAATGGTTATCAACCCCCAATTGTGTCTCCTTATCCCAACAGTATGGTAAATCCCATGCTTAATCCTGGTTATCCATCATCGCCGATGGTGAATCCCCAGTATTATCCACCTAGATAAGTAGGTTGGCGCAATTAAAGATAACTGGCGATAATTTTCACACTCCCCAGCGCTAGAAGCGCGGGGATTATTTTTACATTTGTTTATATATTGACGTTGACAACAAAACATCTTGATGAAGCGAGAAAGATGCAAAGAGATTGAAGAGTAACAGGATTTTAGAGAAACTGTATTAAATACAAGTTAACAAAAACATCATGAAGTATGAAAAAAAGGCGAAGTAATTCGCTTAAAGGATGAAAATGAAAATGGAATGGTTCATTCCCAATTTGCTTATTCATACTTTACATTTCATCCTTCATTTAACATGACAACAACTACACCTTCAATCGAATTTTTTGCCGGACTTTTTGAAGAACTGAGCAATGTCAGTTTACGTCGTGAAGTCCGCACTGGTAAACGCATAGTTGTAATGTTTTTTGAGAAATTGCAAGCCTTGGAAGGATTTAACAGCTTTACCAAACCATCTTTGAATTCCTTGCGGTTAACTGATGAAGAAGGCGAAATGAATATTACTCCTGCTTCTACTCGATTCATTTTTGGCGGTGATGAAGGGGATGAACTACAGCGAGTCGAGTGTAAATTGGAAATTGAGCAAGATGACCGTTGGGAAAGATTTATGCGATTTATGCATCGCTATGCTGAGGCTAATGGCATGGAATATGGCGAACGTTAAATTTTGCTGCGATCGCTCATAGCAATTCATCCTCATAGGAAGATGTTGACAAAAAGGGATTTTAATTAATTGCAATTGACCCTTGACTCTCGACTAAGCAATTAACTGTTCTAAAGCATTTTTCAAGTCTCGTGTTAACTGACTCGTAGCGTTTCGAGATGCTTGGCGATCGCCTTGAGAATTTGCCCAGCGTTCTGTAACAGAAATTGGTTCGCCTACATTAATTTGTGCTGTTCGCCAACCTAAGCGGGGACGTGCGGGGGTTTTGCGATCGCTAATTCGCGATAGCATATCAAACATCAGTAGCGTGATTTCAGCACAGCGTTCGGCAGTTGGTTGTTCCTGAATATAGCTGGCGGTGACGGCGACAAAACTTTCGACTAAGCGCATATGTCGCATTCGCAAATCTCCTTCTTGGGCAATCCAGTCTGCCAAACCGCGTTTGAGGGGTGATAAAGCCGCGATATCAGCGACATCTTCCCGGTAAATGTAACTCCAACCAGCTTCTTCTAAACGACGACAGCGATCGATAAAATTTCCCTGTGGCTGGATATTAAAATATTGTTCGGACACGTGTAAAGCAGTATCTAGCAGGCGGTGCAGACGGGAAGTTATATCTCGATCGGGAACAGCAGGGAGATTTTGATGATAGAAACGGCGATAAAATTCTTCCATCTCAGAAATAACGTGTTCAGCCAGCCGACAAAGGCGGTGATTGTAAATTTCTGACTCCCCATTCATACCATTCTCGACTGGTAAGGCTGGTAAACCGCTAACAGCTTCTAATTTAGTTAACAGGCGCTCCAGTTTTGACCAAGGTGGGTTAACGTAGCGATACTGGATAGCGATCGGTACAATAAACACAGTCTCAGGACGGTTGGCTTTGGCTAAGTCTTCTACACACCAAAACCCCAGTTGAGAAACACCAGGTTCCAAGGGACTCACAATGCCACTATGACCATTAGTACCGCCTTCAGGTGCAACTGAGATTGGCATTTGACTATTGGCAAATAAATCTCGTGCTGTTTGGATCGCTTGTCTATCTAATCGCTTACCTCGACGAATTGCGACACCTCCCAGCAAAGAGAAAAACCAACCCAGCCAGTCTCCAGCCCACAAAGTCATACCGCGATCGTAGAGAAAGTGCGAGTGAACCGGATATTGCAACTTGATTCCTTGCTGACGCGCGACTTTTGGCACAATCCGCGAAAGTAAATAGAACATACACAGAGGATCGTCTACCTCTGGATGCCGAAACGCCAGCAAAAAGCGAATTTTGCCCGCTTGGAACTTTTCATATAGCTGGGCTAACACCTCAGCATTTTTAGCTTCAATCTGGATAATACCTGCTGGCAACCAGGGTCGCAGCCGCAAACGCAACATCAATGGCAGCAACCACTTAGCAATCTGGAGTATGACTGCGTGAAAGCGCGGCGGAATAAATTTTAGTGGTGGTTGGATGGATTGAATCGAGTTAGGCAAGTTGCTCTCCAGATGGTTTTTCAGAATCGCCTACTTGATTTTGACACTTTTAAAAGTGGGCGATCGCGCTTTCAAGATAATTATGGATAACAACAATCGATGATGTAAGTACAATTGCTTTCAGACTATTTAAGCGATCGGCAGCCTCTGCCTTACCTTAACCAATAATAAATACAATAAATATGTACGCTAACCTACAATTAGCTAGCAAAAGCTTAACGCTTTTTTGATAGTATAAAAACTCTGACTCGTTAAATAACGATTGATGTATGAGCAAAGGCACCCTGTTCGATAAAGTTTGGGACTTACATACCGTTGGCACACTGCCATCAGGACTAACGCAACTATTTATCGGGCTTCACCTCATCCATGAAGTCACTAGTCCCCAGGCCTTTGCGATGTTACGGGAAAGAGGTTTAAAAGTACTGTTTCCTCAGCGCACTATAGCTACGGTGGATCATATTGTGCCTACAGATAATCAGGCACGTCCCTTTGTCGATAAGATGGCAGAGGAAATGATCCAGGCGCTAGAGCAGAATTGTCAAGAAAATGGCATAACTTTTTACAATATAGGTTCTGGCAGTCAAGGTATTGTCCACGTCATCGCTCCAGAACAAGGACTTACCCAGCCAGGAATGACCATTGCTTGTGGTGATAGTCACACTTCTAGTCATGGTGCATTTGGGGCGATCGCATTTGGGATTGGTACTAGCCAAGTACGCGATGTTCTCGCTTCCCAAACCCTGGCCCTGTCGAAATTAAAAGTCCGCAAAATTGAAGTTAATGGCACTCTCAACCCTGGTGTCTACGCTAAAGATGTCATCCTCCATATCATCCGCACCTTAGGCGTTAAAGGTGGTGTAGGTTACGCCTACGAATACGCAGGTACAACCTTTGAGCAAATGAATATGGAAGAGAGGATGACCGTCTGCAATATGGCGATCGAAGGCGGGGCGCGTTGTGGTTACGTCAACCCCGATCGCGTCACCTACGACTACCTCAAAGGTAGAGACTTCGCACCCAAAGGCGCAGATTGGGATAAAGCTGTGGCTTGGTGGGAATCTATTAAGAGTGATACCGATGCTGAATACGACGATGTGGTGGTATTCGATGCTGCGGAAATTCCCCCCACAGTTACCTGGGGAATTACCCCCGGTCAAGGTATCGGCGTCAACCAATTGATACCCAAGCCCGACCAACTGGCAGAAGAAGACCGATTTGTCGCGGAAGAAGCTTACAATTACATGGATTTGTTTCCCGGTCAACCGATCAAAGGCACTAAAGTTGATGTCTGCTTCATTGGTAGTTGCACCAACGGTAGAATCAGCGATTTACGGGAAGCGGCGAAAATTGCCCAAGGTCGCCACGTTGCA
The genomic region above belongs to Calothrix sp. NIES-2098 and contains:
- a CDS encoding peptidoglycan glycosyltransferase; the protein is MGRESAGKKSSGSQGVGVSESSDKLRAFSRRQPGNRRQRPRKVQNAEQKKVKVPNQKRAVAKEATLTRVTKSANHSPMAAGVSRSRPGLVMPAAVKPIPRTKVMTPQVQSSAVKMKTVRIDRHGSPKTAMRSRKTRLKPMARTLLYTMRLLIVGVGIGAIMGTVLSVLDPATRMTPTSSSNSNAGQSQPQPTPTAQTPSGLYLSQEINSLKTAVQNLVAANPNLTPGVLLVDLDTGAYVDVNSAASFPAASTIKIPILVAFFQDLDAGKIRLDEMLTMQQPMIAGGSGNMQYKPAGTQFTALEVVTKMITISDNTATNMLIARLGGIEALNQRFRSWGLTTTAIRNQLPDLQGTNTTSPKELATLLAMVNQGNLVNMRSRDRLLDIMRQTQRDNLLPSGLGAGASIAHKTGDIGTMLADAGLVDIPTGKRYIASVMVQRPNNDARAEKLISAISRAAYQQFSQNATIPSNTTTNMPPATGFQSPVMAPPVPNSTVNTVPMPNNSTVNTVPMPNNSTVNTIPMNGYQPPIVSPYPNSMVNPMLNPGYPSSPMVNPQYYPPR
- a CDS encoding photosystem II protein PsbW, class I; this translates as MTTTTPSIEFFAGLFEELSNVSLRREVRTGKRIVVMFFEKLQALEGFNSFTKPSLNSLRLTDEEGEMNITPASTRFIFGGDEGDELQRVECKLEIEQDDRWERFMRFMHRYAEANGMEYGER
- a CDS encoding phospholipid/glycerol acyltransferase, whose product is MPNSIQSIQPPLKFIPPRFHAVILQIAKWLLPLMLRLRLRPWLPAGIIQIEAKNAEVLAQLYEKFQAGKIRFLLAFRHPEVDDPLCMFYLLSRIVPKVARQQGIKLQYPVHSHFLYDRGMTLWAGDWLGWFFSLLGGVAIRRGKRLDRQAIQTARDLFANSQMPISVAPEGGTNGHSGIVSPLEPGVSQLGFWCVEDLAKANRPETVFIVPIAIQYRYVNPPWSKLERLLTKLEAVSGLPALPVENGMNGESEIYNHRLCRLAEHVISEMEEFYRRFYHQNLPAVPDRDITSRLHRLLDTALHVSEQYFNIQPQGNFIDRCRRLEEAGWSYIYREDVADIAALSPLKRGLADWIAQEGDLRMRHMRLVESFVAVTASYIQEQPTAERCAEITLLMFDMLSRISDRKTPARPRLGWRTAQINVGEPISVTERWANSQGDRQASRNATSQLTRDLKNALEQLIA
- a CDS encoding isopropylmalate isomerase large subunit — encoded protein: MSKGTLFDKVWDLHTVGTLPSGLTQLFIGLHLIHEVTSPQAFAMLRERGLKVLFPQRTIATVDHIVPTDNQARPFVDKMAEEMIQALEQNCQENGITFYNIGSGSQGIVHVIAPEQGLTQPGMTIACGDSHTSSHGAFGAIAFGIGTSQVRDVLASQTLALSKLKVRKIEVNGTLNPGVYAKDVILHIIRTLGVKGGVGYAYEYAGTTFEQMNMEERMTVCNMAIEGGARCGYVNPDRVTYDYLKGRDFAPKGADWDKAVAWWESIKSDTDAEYDDVVVFDAAEIPPTVTWGITPGQGIGVNQLIPKPDQLAEEDRFVAEEAYNYMDLFPGQPIKGTKVDVCFIGSCTNGRISDLREAAKIAQGRHVAEGVKAFVVPGSERVKKEAEAEGLDKIFQAAGFEWREPGCSMCLAMNPDKLQGRQISASSSNRNFKGRQGSASGRTLLMSPAMVATAAIKGEVADVRELL